Proteins encoded together in one Thermophilibacter immobilis window:
- a CDS encoding SpaA isopeptide-forming pilin-related protein, whose translation MLALQLPFLLVTQAHAEGSSVSFPFFTSVELTSSDGTPLGEDVAKDAPVKITYDFKIPDDATVNEGDTYSFTVPEQIALSGPITQDLMLDGQKVATVNVTADGVGTVTFTEFVSAHKGVGGTFSITTRFNVEKIENTEIVKIPFEVGGKIEYVEVHFAQPEATNSKTGTYDAATGTITWTLTLNSNKTTITAGSMLSDVIAPGGAAGQTYVDGTFKVTSGSGTVYDSLTSTGSGTFSYAPVADDSSTTGSLAYEFANAFEDVVTVTYQTKLTDPSQYFGKQVTNSATFTHDGTDQDIDGKVDVPTPTYLTKTGAYNEETGQIDWTITFNPDALKLHNVKITDTLPEGLSLDEDSVKLDGDASTSFTYENGTLTYSAGDIDASHTLTFSTNLPEDYWQQNHDSGEYKNTATLTADDNAYLEGGTSNTSEGVGPGNSVIRKTALGYDAETHRITWQIVVNANKNELSDATITDTLSKGQKYLPDTFTITDGAPTNTLTGALSFSSTDPADPAMTETVLTYHFGATSDTYTITYQTELTDPSVWAGNTSGSYENLVTLSPGGGVKDSTTGSTQKVNPTVISKDGVSYDYATHELTWSVKVNESQVPLTGVVVTDPLTGNGLDDFDLDESSIQVDGAPLAASSYTYDTESKLLTISLGDLNGADLASRTKTITFTMKLNKAGEDYDEYFGQNGTKTITNEATLKSDQNPSTKDKGTQDIKNALVDKAGYYTSGKAYIDWAVEVNQNGIALDGVTLTDQLQEGLALDTSSVKLYAQTLNADGSLTPAPTYADGELTVSGTPIDLTAANVAYDAETRTFTFTMPDGVADGQPCLLVFRTTVDPAYASGTTFSNSISLTSSMYHEETTSSEQEVAYSTSDGSAWGSTGDVTLTKQQSETETPLSGATFALYDSYGNLIRTSDATDGDGQTVLSLLNYNTLYTVREQAAPTDHESTDASYSFKLLKSGGIQLCDEQGNPVGDPVASLPIFSDDLKTGSVTFTKLGDGGQPLAGAEFTLCDTDGNPVEGFEPQTSDADGRVTFADVPYGDYQIVETKAPAGYASLTISVSLHDSNDAIVSEGTTHALDLGDQTDSAQGSLTLTKYSAEYEGGSTAVMSDIEFQVLDFAGNVMDAQTTNADGTATFSDLPLGSYTLHEVSTPADYQTFADVPFTISAEQSAAERQVFLAVTNVKESGTIRLTKVSAKDDAPLGGATFMLYDATGTNVISNASGPLTAISDASGMVELSDVPYGDYVLRETTPASNHEVCDDIAISLRDDNDAIIEGTLDLGSVIDEPSTGTVSFVKTDGATPLRGAEFSLARADGGFIATATSDADGVVTFEGVPYSDSAYTLRETKTPNDDVYFKVDDVTFTLNDKNADVVTDGQTHVLTLADQVDAPFGSITLLKTDETGTAPLSGATFQLLDASGQVVATATTGENGITSFSELPLSATGETTYTLHETFAPGDYALADDVIVTLSNSDAAGARDASVTIADVLKVGSITLTKVDAVTGAPLAGATFTLYDLDGSLVLGANGLPISATTGTDGTLTIPDVTYGDYELRETTVPEGYQAADPLAISLHDDNDRVSDGVLSLGKVADAPVSATTTTTTVKPKLPGTGDASFTGMGGLLLAAVASLGAASAMRRSHGRK comes from the coding sequence TTGCTTGCACTGCAGCTGCCGTTCCTGCTCGTCACGCAGGCCCATGCGGAAGGGAGCTCGGTTAGCTTCCCCTTCTTCACGAGCGTAGAGCTTACCAGCTCCGACGGGACGCCCCTCGGGGAGGACGTCGCAAAAGACGCTCCCGTCAAGATCACCTACGACTTCAAAATCCCAGATGACGCAACGGTCAACGAGGGAGATACCTACTCCTTCACGGTGCCGGAGCAGATTGCGCTTTCCGGCCCGATTACCCAGGACCTGATGCTGGATGGCCAGAAGGTCGCCACGGTCAACGTCACAGCAGACGGAGTCGGCACGGTCACCTTCACGGAGTTCGTCTCGGCCCACAAGGGAGTGGGCGGCACCTTCTCGATTACCACGCGGTTCAACGTCGAGAAGATCGAGAACACCGAGATCGTGAAGATCCCCTTCGAGGTGGGCGGAAAGATCGAATACGTCGAGGTGCACTTCGCGCAGCCCGAGGCGACAAACTCCAAGACGGGCACCTACGACGCGGCCACGGGAACCATCACCTGGACGCTCACTCTCAACTCTAACAAGACGACCATAACTGCGGGCAGTATGCTGTCTGACGTCATAGCTCCTGGTGGCGCTGCCGGGCAGACCTATGTCGACGGCACCTTCAAGGTCACGTCGGGCAGCGGGACCGTCTATGACAGCTTGACTTCCACGGGTTCGGGGACGTTTTCCTACGCTCCCGTGGCCGATGACAGCAGTACCACGGGCAGCCTCGCCTACGAGTTCGCCAACGCGTTCGAGGACGTCGTCACGGTTACCTACCAGACGAAGCTCACGGATCCCTCGCAGTACTTTGGCAAGCAGGTCACGAACAGCGCGACCTTCACCCATGATGGCACCGACCAGGACATTGACGGGAAGGTTGACGTGCCCACGCCGACCTATCTCACCAAGACCGGCGCGTACAACGAGGAAACCGGGCAGATTGACTGGACCATCACCTTCAACCCCGACGCCCTCAAGCTGCACAACGTGAAGATTACTGACACCCTGCCAGAGGGGCTCAGCTTGGACGAGGACTCCGTCAAGCTGGACGGGGACGCCTCTACCTCCTTCACGTATGAGAACGGCACCCTCACCTACAGCGCGGGAGACATCGACGCCTCGCATACCCTGACCTTCTCGACGAACCTTCCTGAGGACTACTGGCAGCAGAACCACGACTCGGGGGAGTACAAGAACACGGCTACCCTGACCGCCGATGACAACGCCTACCTTGAGGGCGGCACCTCGAACACCTCCGAGGGCGTGGGACCGGGCAACTCCGTCATTAGGAAGACGGCGCTGGGCTATGATGCCGAGACCCATCGGATCACCTGGCAGATCGTCGTCAACGCGAACAAGAATGAACTGTCTGACGCGACCATCACCGACACTCTCTCCAAGGGGCAGAAGTATCTTCCGGATACCTTTACCATCACGGACGGCGCTCCTACCAATACGCTGACGGGTGCACTGTCCTTCTCCTCAACTGACCCGGCAGACCCCGCCATGACCGAGACGGTGCTCACGTATCACTTCGGCGCCACCTCCGACACCTATACCATCACGTATCAGACCGAGCTGACGGACCCCTCGGTGTGGGCCGGCAACACGAGCGGCTCCTACGAGAACTTGGTCACCCTGTCTCCCGGGGGCGGGGTCAAGGACTCGACCACGGGCTCGACCCAGAAGGTCAACCCGACCGTCATCAGCAAGGATGGGGTCTCCTACGACTACGCCACGCACGAGCTGACGTGGAGCGTCAAGGTCAACGAGAGCCAGGTCCCCCTCACGGGCGTCGTCGTCACCGACCCTCTCACGGGCAATGGTCTCGATGACTTTGACCTGGACGAGAGCAGCATTCAGGTGGATGGCGCGCCCCTTGCAGCTTCCTCCTACACCTATGACACGGAGTCGAAGCTCCTTACCATCAGCCTCGGTGACCTCAACGGTGCGGACCTCGCATCGCGCACGAAGACCATCACGTTCACGATGAAGCTCAACAAGGCCGGAGAGGACTACGACGAGTACTTCGGCCAGAACGGCACCAAGACCATCACCAATGAGGCCACGCTGAAGAGCGACCAGAATCCCTCCACCAAGGACAAGGGGACTCAGGACATCAAGAACGCCCTCGTCGACAAGGCGGGCTACTACACCTCGGGCAAGGCCTACATCGACTGGGCCGTCGAGGTGAACCAGAACGGGATCGCCCTCGACGGCGTCACCCTGACCGACCAGCTGCAGGAGGGCCTGGCGCTCGACACCTCCTCGGTGAAGCTCTATGCGCAGACCCTGAACGCAGACGGCTCCCTGACGCCCGCCCCAACCTATGCTGACGGAGAGCTGACGGTAAGCGGCACGCCCATCGACCTGACGGCCGCCAACGTTGCGTATGACGCGGAGACGCGCACGTTCACCTTCACCATGCCCGACGGGGTGGCAGACGGACAGCCCTGCCTGCTGGTCTTCCGCACGACGGTCGATCCGGCCTACGCCAGCGGGACGACCTTCTCGAACTCCATCTCCCTGACGAGCTCCATGTATCACGAGGAGACCACCTCGAGCGAGCAGGAGGTGGCCTACTCGACCTCCGATGGCTCCGCATGGGGCTCGACGGGAGACGTAACGCTCACCAAGCAGCAGAGCGAGACCGAGACGCCCCTCTCGGGCGCGACGTTCGCGCTGTACGACTCCTACGGCAACCTCATCCGCACCTCAGACGCCACGGATGGCGACGGCCAGACCGTCCTCTCCCTTCTTAACTACAACACGCTCTACACGGTCAGGGAGCAGGCGGCCCCCACCGACCATGAGTCCACGGATGCGTCCTACTCGTTCAAGCTGCTTAAGAGCGGCGGCATTCAGCTCTGCGATGAACAGGGCAATCCCGTGGGCGACCCCGTGGCGAGCCTTCCGATCTTCTCGGACGATCTGAAGACGGGCAGCGTCACCTTTACCAAGCTGGGTGACGGTGGCCAGCCGCTCGCCGGTGCCGAGTTCACCCTGTGCGACACCGACGGCAATCCCGTCGAAGGCTTCGAGCCTCAGACGAGCGATGCGGATGGCAGGGTCACGTTTGCTGACGTGCCCTATGGCGACTACCAGATCGTGGAGACCAAGGCGCCTGCTGGCTACGCGTCGCTCACGATCAGCGTCTCGCTCCACGACTCGAACGACGCGATCGTGTCCGAGGGCACCACGCACGCGCTTGACCTGGGCGACCAGACGGATAGCGCTCAGGGTAGCCTGACCCTGACCAAGTACTCCGCTGAGTACGAGGGCGGCTCCACGGCCGTGATGTCTGACATAGAGTTCCAGGTACTTGATTTTGCGGGCAACGTCATGGACGCGCAGACGACCAACGCCGACGGAACAGCCACCTTTTCTGACCTCCCCCTGGGTAGCTACACGCTTCACGAGGTGTCAACGCCCGCAGACTATCAGACCTTTGCTGACGTCCCCTTTACGATCTCCGCCGAGCAAAGCGCGGCGGAGCGCCAGGTTTTCCTTGCCGTCACGAACGTCAAGGAGTCGGGGACCATCCGGCTCACCAAGGTCAGCGCCAAGGATGACGCGCCGCTTGGGGGCGCCACGTTCATGCTCTACGACGCCACGGGCACCAACGTCATCTCCAACGCGTCGGGCCCCCTGACGGCGATCTCCGACGCCTCCGGCATGGTCGAGCTGAGTGACGTCCCCTACGGCGACTACGTCCTGCGTGAGACGACGCCCGCCTCCAACCACGAGGTCTGTGACGACATCGCCATCTCCCTTCGTGATGACAACGATGCAATCATCGAGGGCACGCTTGACCTGGGGAGCGTCATCGACGAGCCCTCCACCGGAACCGTGAGCTTTGTCAAGACCGACGGGGCCACGCCGCTCCGGGGCGCCGAGTTCTCCCTGGCCCGTGCCGACGGCGGCTTCATCGCGACGGCCACGTCTGACGCGGACGGCGTCGTGACGTTCGAGGGCGTTCCCTACTCGGACTCCGCGTACACCCTCCGCGAGACAAAGACCCCCAACGACGACGTCTACTTCAAGGTCGACGACGTGACCTTCACGCTCAACGACAAAAACGCCGACGTGGTCACAGACGGCCAGACGCACGTCTTGACGCTCGCTGACCAGGTCGACGCTCCGTTTGGCAGCATCACCCTCCTCAAGACCGACGAGACGGGTACGGCACCGCTCTCGGGCGCCACGTTCCAGCTCCTTGACGCCTCAGGACAGGTGGTCGCAACGGCGACGACCGGTGAGAACGGCATCACCTCGTTCTCCGAGCTACCGCTGAGTGCCACGGGTGAGACCACCTACACGCTCCATGAGACGTTCGCACCGGGAGACTATGCCCTGGCAGATGACGTCATCGTGACTCTTTCCAACTCCGATGCCGCCGGCGCGCGCGACGCCTCCGTCACCATCGCGGACGTGCTTAAGGTGGGCTCCAT